Sequence from the Petrotoga sp. 9PW.55.5.1 genome:
ATTAGAAATAACCATAGACGAATTAAAAGAAATTTTGAAATAAAAGTATAAGACATCTTAAATTGACCGTTAATTCCCCTTTTTGAAGGGGTGGCTGTGACGGTTATTGTCACAGACGGTGTAGTTGCTTTTGATTTACCCTCACAGAAGCAGAATTAGCTTAAATTCCTCTCTTGAGAGGGGTGTTGATTTTTATTTCCCTTTTTGAAGGGGTGGCTGTGACGATTATTGTCACAGACGGGGTAGTTGCTTTTGATTTACCTTTGAATTGGATTTTCAATTTGCTGAAAGCAAATTAAAGAGTGACTACCCCGTCTGCAGCATAAAACGCTGCATCCACCCCTTCGAGGAAGGGGAATTAATGGTAGTTTTATATTATTCAACTATTTCCTCAATTTCAAAGTAGTGTTTGTCTTTTTGACAGTATAGTTTTTCTTTTCCTCTGTATTGTTTGTAATACAATTTTTCCCCACATGTTGGGCAAGTGTATTCAGATGGTTCATACCAGTACATGTTTCCACAAGAGTTACATTTAAAATAGGTTTTGCCTTTTTTGCTTCTGAGTTTTTTTACTTCTCCACCACAGTTTGGACATGCGCCTTTCGCCTTAACGTTTCTTGTATATTTGCAGTCAGGGTAATTGCTGCAAGCAATGAATTCGCCAAATTTTCCGTGTTTTAAGATTAAATCCCCACCACATTCCGGACATTTTTCTCCGATTTTATTTTCTTCTTGGTTTATTTTCAGGGTTTCTTCGAGATAGTTTTTTATATATAACTTGTCTTTTATCGTTACTCCGAAAGAGTCTGGTGGTAGTTTTTGATTTTCTTTACAATCTTCACAAGATAGATACAATCCGTATCTACCAAAGTTTAAGATCATGTTTTTGCCGCATTTTTGACATGGAACATCACTTTCATAATGAAGAACTTTCTTTTTTGTTTTTATATTTTCAGCTGCATTATTTAAAAATTGTTCAAACTCTTTATAAAATTCTTCCAATACCTTTTTGCTTTTATTATTTCCACTCTCTATTTTGTCTAGGTCTTCTTCCATATTAGCAGTAAATTTAACATCTACTATCTCAGGGAAGTAAATTTCAATGAAATCAGTTACAACAAAACCTGTGGTTGTGGGTCTTAGAGTGTTTTTAGAAATTTTAGTTACATACTTTCTTTGTAAGAGTGTAGATATGATTGTAGCATATGTGGATGGTCTGCCTATTCCTTTGGATTCCAATTCTTTTATTAATGAGGCCTCTGTGTATCTGTTAGGTGGGTTGGTTTCTTTTTCCTCGGCTTTTAATTCTTCGTAAGTTATCTTTTCGTTTTTGTCTAATTTAAAACTTATTTCTTTTTCTGTTGGGTTCCAAAATCTTTCAAAACCATCGAATATTCGCTCTTTTGATGTGATTTCAAAAGTATATTTCCCAGTATTATCTTCTATTATATGAGTTTTTTCAATATATTTAGATGGAGTTGATTGAGAAGCCATAAATCTGTTCCATATGAGTTCATATAGTTTAAAATGATCTCCAGATATCAACTTTTTCGCATTTTTGGGGTCCATAAAAATATCAGTTGGCCTTATAGCTTCATGAGCATCTTGAACGTTTGATTTTTTATTTTTGGTGATATAATTTCCCAGATAATCTTTGCTTAAATTCTTTTCCAAATATTCGAGAGCAGATTTTTTGGCATCATCTGATATTCTTGTAGAATCAGTTCTCATATAAGTGATGAAAGCTATGCTGCCTTCTTTGGTTTCTATTCCTTCATACAGATCTTGAGCTATTTTCATAACTTTTGACGAACTCCAATTGAAAAAAGAAACAGCCGTTTGTTGCATAGTACTTGTTATAAAGGGTAAAGGTGGTTTTTTTGTGGTTTCTTTTTCTTCTATTTTTTGCAACATGAACTTTTTGTCTTTCAAGTAATCAAATATTTCATCTTTTTTCTTTTGGGTTATATTTTCAGTTTTAATCTTTTTGCCGTCTTCTTTTGAAAGAGGTATTTTTAATCCTTTGTGGTCTAAATATATGTTGAAGTACTTTTTTGGTTTAAAATTGAATATCTTTCTTTCTTTGTCTATTATTAATTTTAATGCAGCAGATTGCACCCTTCCTGCACTTGTTTTGTAATCTTTTAGAACTTTCCACACAAGTGGAGATATTTTGTAACCAACTACCCTGTCTAAGATTCTTCTTGCTATTTGAGCATCAACCTTTTTAAAATCAAGGGTTTGGGGATTGTTTATAGAATTTATTATCGCATTTTTTGTGATTTCTGAAAATATTATTCGATTTTTTTCTTTTGAATCTAAATTTAGTATTTCTGCAAGATGCCAAGCGATGGCTTCTCCTTCTCTATCCATATCTGAAGCGAGTAATACCTTTTTCCCTTCAGTTTGTTTTTTTATATCTTTTATAACCTTTTCTTTTCCTGGTATAATCTGAAAGATGGGTTCAAAATC
This genomic interval carries:
- the topA gene encoding type I DNA topoisomerase, which produces MPRKSTKSTKSTKSTNSKKTTKSPSSTKANNNGKYVVIVESPSKAKTIERYLGKDYKVIASKGHIRDLPPKEFGVDIEKDFEPIFQIIPGKEKVIKDIKKQTEGKKVLLASDMDREGEAIAWHLAEILNLDSKEKNRIIFSEITKNAIINSINNPQTLDFKKVDAQIARRILDRVVGYKISPLVWKVLKDYKTSAGRVQSAALKLIIDKERKIFNFKPKKYFNIYLDHKGLKIPLSKEDGKKIKTENITQKKKDEIFDYLKDKKFMLQKIEEKETTKKPPLPFITSTMQQTAVSFFNWSSSKVMKIAQDLYEGIETKEGSIAFITYMRTDSTRISDDAKKSALEYLEKNLSKDYLGNYITKNKKSNVQDAHEAIRPTDIFMDPKNAKKLISGDHFKLYELIWNRFMASQSTPSKYIEKTHIIEDNTGKYTFEITSKERIFDGFERFWNPTEKEISFKLDKNEKITYEELKAEEKETNPPNRYTEASLIKELESKGIGRPSTYATIISTLLQRKYVTKISKNTLRPTTTGFVVTDFIEIYFPEIVDVKFTANMEEDLDKIESGNNKSKKVLEEFYKEFEQFLNNAAENIKTKKKVLHYESDVPCQKCGKNMILNFGRYGLYLSCEDCKENQKLPPDSFGVTIKDKLYIKNYLEETLKINQEENKIGEKCPECGGDLILKHGKFGEFIACSNYPDCKYTRNVKAKGACPNCGGEVKKLRSKKGKTYFKCNSCGNMYWYEPSEYTCPTCGEKLYYKQYRGKEKLYCQKDKHYFEIEEIVE